GCTGGGGTCCGAGTGCCCCTCCACCAAGTGCCCTATGCTGTGAAGGGCACCTTCCGCTTCCGGCCGCCATCCCAGATCACCATTGTGGGCAGCTACCTTCTGGATACTTGTATGCGACCAGATGTCAATGTGGATGTGGCACTGACCATGCCCAGGGTAAAGCCCATGGTTTGGGGGCTATAGAACCTCATCAAAGGGTCCCTTTGAGACTTTGTGCTCTTTGTCTGAAAATTGGGTGTGTTCCTCCTGTTGGTTTAGTCCGTGAAAAAGCTCCCTGGGACTTAAGCCTAGCTTTGACCTAGTCCCCAGTTTCATGAACACTTACGTGtctgaccttctctcttcttccctgacTCCTCCAGGGAATCTTACAGGACAAAGATGTGCTGAACCAGCGCTACTTCCGCAAGCGAGCCCTTTACCTGGCTCACTTGGCTCACCACCTGGCCCAGGATCCTCTCTTCAGCAGTGTTCGCTTCTCTTACACCAGTGGATGCCACCTGAAGCCCATGCTGGTGCTGCGGCCACGTGGTGGGGGTCACTCTCTGCGCTTAGGGCACAGTCTGGGTTGGCAAACCTGGCAGAGGGCATGGAGTCCTCCAGGTCTAGGGGAGTAGGAATAGAAGCCTCAAAACCAGGAGGTCTTGTTCATGGGTCCCCAAGTATGAGGGGGTACTAAGGGGATCCCTCTGATTCCAAGAGTTATAGAATCTCAACATATCTTGTCTCTACACAGGGAAGGATGAGCGCCTGGTCACGGTACGTCTGCTTCCGTGCCTTCCCCAGGACTTCTTCCGCCCCTGCCGCTTGCTGCCAACTAAGAACAATGTGCGCTCTGCCTGGTACCGAGGGCAGAGTTGTCCAGATTATGGTGAGCAGGCACTGGTGTTGGAATGTGTTGATGGACAAGGGTTTGGTGGCACCTTCTCTTCTAAtagcttctgtttgtttttcctctaCAACCTGCTTAGAGCCTCCTACCCCCCACTATAACACCTGGGTCCTGCAGGACACAACTCTGGAGGCACACATGCATTTGCTGTCAGATGTGCTGGGCTCTGCCCAGGGGCTGAAGGATGGTGTGGCACTTCTGAAGGTCTGGCTGAGGCAGCGGGAGCTGGACAAGGTGAGTTGGGGGTGGCCTGGTTTCCTCGCCTCGTTGTGTGATGGTTTGCTTCTGTGCCCAGTCCAGTCACGCCTCTCTTTCAGGGCCTGGGTGGATTTAACGGATTCCTTATCTCCATGCTGGTTGCCTTCCTTGTGTCTAAACGAAAGATCCATACCACCATGAGCGGCTACCAGGTCCTGAGAAGTGTCCTGCAGTTTCTGGGTAAGGCAACTAGACTGGACAGGCTGGGGCAAGGGGGGCGGGGGTCCTACTTATCCTATAGGGTTCTCATTCCACCAGAGCTCTGTTAGTTTCTTGtcatcagacagaggagaagacttGAGTCTGAGACAAGCAAGTTGTAGCCACCCAGgctgagggaggcagggagggtaTCGCCATCACTGGGTCCCAAAAGGACCTTCTAATACAATACCTACTTTCTCTGGTTCACTCCAGCCACTACAGATCTGACAATCAACGGAATCAGTTTCTGTCTCAGCTCAGATCCTTCCTTGGTGAGTTAGGTAAGGGCAGGTATGTGCCAACAGGCCTGCAGGTAAAGCTCAACCCTGATTGGCTTCTCTCTGCGCCCCCAGCCAGCCCTGGCTGACTTCCACCAGCTTTTCGCGGTTGTGTTTGTGGATCCATCAGGCCGCCTCAACCTCTGCGCCGATGTTACGGCTTCCACTTACAACCAGGTACCAAcaagtcctcctcctcctggatCCTCCATGTCTCAGCTCACACTCTTTACTATGTATGGGCCAGAACCTCAGAAACTCCCGCCCAAAGAAGTAGCCTTAGACTGTGACCCTTTCAGCCAGTGAGGGTTACAGTTGTGGTCCCCCCTTACTCCGTGGCCAGGTGCAGTATGAGGCAGAACTGTCTATGGCGTTGCTGGACAGCAAAGCTGATGATGGATTTCAGCAGCTGCTGATGACTCCCAAGCCCATGATCCGGGCTTTTGACCATGTCGTCCAGTGAGTGTAGGGTGATGCAGGGTCATTAGGGAGGAGGGGTCATGGACCTAGTGGGTTCTAACTTGGTCCTCTTTGTCCTGTACCTTCCAGTCTCCATCCACTGAGTCGCCTGCAGGCAGCATGTCACCAGCTAAAGCTCTGGCCAGAGCTGCAGGATAACGGTGGGGACTATGTTGCAGCAGCTCTGGGCCCACTAACCAACATTTTGGTGCAGGGTCTGGGGTGCCGGCTGCATCTGCTGGTTCACTCTCGGCCCCCAGTCCCAGAGGTGAGACCATGTAGACTGGGAGGTTTGTGGGTTCCAAGCACACCGGACCCAAGGTCCAAAGGGACACACAGCTAGCATGCTGCCCAGCTTGGGGACCTTTGGGTTAAAATCAACATGTTTACATCCTACAGTGGAGTATCAGCCAAGATCCCCCGAAGCACAAGGACGCTGGGACCTTGACCCTGGGATTTCTCTTCCGGCCCGAGGGATTGACCAGTGTTATTGATCTTGGCCCAGAGGCTGACAGGCCTGAGGTGTGGAACCCCAGCCTCCGTGGGGAGGAGTGGGTGGGTCATCCTCATGCTACTCAAGCTGAGGCTTATCTCCAGTGCTTGGAATTGAGCTGAGGGCTTTGGGCATGTTAGTAATCTAGCTCTCTGTCACTGAACTACACCCCAACCCATTCTTTCTTGATCTCTCTTCCCATCCCTTGCTTCTCAAGGCTGCTGATTTCCGTCAGTTCTGGGGATCCCGCTCAGAACTTAGACGTTTCCAGGATGGAACTATCCGTGAAGCTGTGGTCTGGGAGGCAGAATCTTTGTTTGAGAAGCGCCTTATTCCTCATCAGGTGGTCACTCACCTCTTGGCACTGTGAGTGTTAGCATCTTCACAGCAGGAGGCTGCTGTGGTCAGGGCAGCCCCTTTCTATGGGCACAGCCCGATACCCTTATTGTATTTGTGTTCTCCAGCCACACCGACATCCCAGACACCTGTATCCATTATATGGGTGGCTTCCTCGATGCATTGATCCAATGCCCCAAAGAGGTAAGAGCCTGGGGTCTAAGCCAGTGATTGTGGTTAGTGCTTTGTGGCAAGACTGGAAGGAGAACCCTTTCTACGCCAGCCAGGTTGCATCTCCTGGTGTCCAGCAGGGGGCGCCCCTGTCCTTCCATAACCTGAGTCATGGCAGGATCCTAGGTGGTGCTGGGGTTTTGTAAGACCCAGCCTTCCTCCTGAGTGTCTTTTCTTCATCAGCTCTCCAGCACAGGTGAGGAGGCCCTGGCATTGGCTGTGCGATGCTATGATGACCTCAGCCGCCTGCTGTGGGGGCTGGAGGGTCTCCCACTCACTGTGTCTGCCGTTCAGGGAGCTCACCCTGTGCTGCGCTATACAGAGGTAAGGTGCAAAAGGGCAGGGAGTCCTTTTTGGTTAATGCACACACCCCATCCACCCCAACCTCCTGTCTCTGGGCTGTCCCTCCCTGTCAAAGTCACTGTCCTTATTTCTTTTATAGGTATTCCCTCCAGCTCCAGTGCGACCTGCCTATTCCTTCTACAACCGCCACCAAGAGCTGGCCTCACTGTTGCCCCGGCCGGATAAGCCCTGCCCAGCCTATGTGGAGCCTATGACTGGTAAGAGGACCCTTGGGAGAGAGTGAGAAAGGCAGCAGGCTGAGGATCAGATCTCTCACCCCTTCTGTTCTGCAGTGGTTTGTCACCTGGAGGGCAGCGGGCAGTGGcctcaggatgcagaggctgtGCAGCGGGTCCGAGCTGCCTTCCAGCTGCGCCTGGCGGAGGTGTTGACTCAGGAGCATAGACTACAGTGCCGTGCCACTGCcacacacactgatgtcctcAAGGTCAGGATGCTACAACGTTGGGGATCACCAAAGAACGGGCTCCAGGGACATCAGGGCTTAGTGCGTGAGCTGGGGGACCAGGGATCCAGGCAGCAGCAGGCCTCCAAGTGTTCTTGGCATTCATTTCCTTTGTCACATCTCCTTCCCACAGGATGGGTTTGTGTTTAGGGTTCGAGTAGCCTATCAACGGGAGCCACAGATCCTGAAGGAGGTGCGGAGTCCGGAGGGGATGATCTCTATGAGAGACACACCTGCCTCCCTCCGCCTTGAGAGAGACACTAGGCTGTTGCCCCTACTCACCAGTGCCCTGCATGGGTAAGGTTACATGTGCGAGCTCTTCTTGGATGTGGGCCTCCTTCTGCTTTCCTGGCTACCAGACTCTGGGAGTCCAGACAGCATAATACCTCATTTGTAAACTGGTGGTAACATTAGTGATAACCTCTGGGGTGTTTGCTAGGAGAGCATGGGAGAAGATATGTAACACATATGGCCAGTGCTGGCCAGAGGTCGAGTGACTGGCAGTGGGTCTGACACTGTTTGGGGCTCTGAGTTCCCAGGTCTCACTGCCAAGCCTTCCTCCCCCAGACTCCAGCAGCAGTACCCAGCCTTCTCAGGTGTGGCTCGCCTGACCAAGCGGTGGGTGCGTGCCCAGCTTCTGGGTGAGGGCTTCACTGATGAGAGCCTGGATCTGGTGGCCGCTTCACTCTTCCTGCACCCTGAGCCCTTCACGCCTCCCAGGTAATAATTTGTACACTTCCTTAGCCAGGAGGTTACTCTTCGTGATGCACGCTTGGGGGAGGGTGACTGAGTGCATGATCGAGGATGTTTTCAGGTACTTCACACAAACATCACTGAGGGATTGGGGACATCAGGCCTCTGATTCTTTCTCATTCATTCTATCTGCTCAGTGTCCCCCAGGTTGGCTTTCTTCGGTTCCTTTACCTGCTATCTACTTTTGATTGGAAGAACAACCCTCTCATTGTCAACCTCAACAGTGAGCTGACTGGTAAGTGGTAGGACTCAGATCAGACCACTGGAAGAACTTCCCCTATGTAGATGGCACAATAAGTCAGGTGGTCTCCCTGTAAGTATGTCTGGGAAGCCTCCCTCACCCCAGATATCTAAGCGTAATGGTCTGTCTTGGGGAAGAGAATTGTCAGATGGAAGAGGCAGAGGCCCGTATCAAGTCTGGCTTAGGGAGCTTTGCCTATGTGTTCCATGACAAAATTACTACCCAGGGGGTTGTGGAGCCAGGGGAGAGCAAAGGAAAGCGTCTCAAACTCTAGGTGAGAGGTCTTGTGTGGGGAGCCAGGAAGTTAGACTTAGTGCCCACACCTTGGTGGTGGGATTGTTGGTTTCCCATTGTAATCTTAGGAGCTCTTAGGTCTCAGCAGAGGGCAGGGTGTCAGGTTCCTAATTCTCTACCAGGTGTGTGAGAGCCCAGATTGGGGGGGGGGCCTTGGGCAGGCCTCAGCAGGCCAGGGACTAGTCTGGGGGGTGACAAGCAGTGGAAAACTCTGCTTTGGGGCTAAACCCGGGAGATTAACACCCCACCCATCAGCTTGAATGTGGTGTCCCTTTTATAACCTTTGTTTTTTTGGGAGAGGAATATtggaaaatccctgtggtgggcagttgctGGGTTGGGAGGACCTGGGGTAGGAAAGGTCTTCTGGGGAGGCTGACCTCTAGCATCCCCTGTCATCTCTAGCTGAGGATCAGGTGGAGATTCGAAGTAATTTCCTGGCAGCTCGAAAACAACTCCCAGTCATGGTCATCGTTACACCCCAGGACCGCAGAAGCTCTGTGTGGACACAGGATGGGCCCTCTGCCCAGGTTTAACTCCTTACCTGTCTCTAAATCAGTTTATTAGTTTGCctgcctatgtatgtatgtatgtatgtatgtatgtatgtatgtatgtatctatctatctatctatctatctatctatctatctatctatctatctatctatcgcctatcaatttatttattttacccaaAGAAGAAAGTAGGTCCAACCTAAGCTAGGAGAAGCATGGTCAGTCTTGGTGTGATTTTTCTGTGTCCCAGATCCTTCAGCAGCTCGTGACCCTGGCAGCTGAAGCCCTCCCTGTCTTGGAGAAGCAGCTGATGGATCCCCGGGGGCCTGGGGACATTAGGGTAAGGATCTGACTCAGAGTAACTCTTCGGGCCTGAAGTCTACAGTTCAAGAGGCCTCCTCAGGATGCCTAGTTGCTCGCTCTGTTTGGTGAGACTGATTACAGAGAAGGCTGTGAGGTTGCCGTGGTGCCTGGTAGTAGTGAAGCCTTGTGGGGATCCTGGGCGTTCTTCTGCACTCAagccagccctggctgttctctcTGGGGTTTGCTGTTCTTGTGTTGATGAGGCATACAGCCTATAATGGATGGCTGGATGCGTGGGAATGAGTACGTGAAAGGGTGACTTGCAGGCTTCCGTAGACAGTGTTCCGGCCACCCTTGGACATATATGATGTGCTGATCCACCTGACTCCCCGCCACATTCCCCGGCACCGCCAAGCTTTGGACCCCCCAGCTGCTTCCTTCTGCCGTGGTCTGCTCACTGAGCCAGGGCCTTCGTCTCTGATGCCTGTCCTGGGCTATGATCCTCCTCAGCTCTATCTGGCACAGCTCAGGGTAAGTTCTTAAAGTTTTTAAAGGCTGGCCTGGGAGTGTTCTGTGGAGCTGCAGCCCTGGAGGAGGTCCTCGGCTACCTATTGTAATCTTGCTTGCATTCTGTCCTTTCTAGGAGGCCTTTGAAGATCTGGCTCTTTTCTTCTACGACCCGCATGGTGGAGAGGTGATTGGTGTCCTCTGGAAGCCCAGCAGCTTCCAGCCCCAGCCCTTTAAGGTATGCTGGCCAGTGACACTGTCATGTGTTGCTAGGTGTGTACATGTGGTTCTCTGTGGATGTGCATTTCAGTGTGGCCCTAGGTCAAGTGTATGTATGGGGCTCATGTATCTATTGACACTGCCCTAACCTTGCTATCTGATTCTTCAGGCCTCCAGCATAAAAGGACACATGGTGGTGTCTCAAGGTGGGGAGCTTGTGATGGTGCCCAACATAGAAGCGATCCTGGAAGACTTTGTTGTGTTGGGTGAAGGCCTGGTACAGGCTGTAGAGGCCCGAAGTGAAAGGTGGACTGTGTGATTCTAGCCTTGGGACGTTGGGCCTGTGGAGCAGCATGTCAGTTGGGCAGCCGCTCTCAGTGCAATGTGGACACCTGATGTACACACTGAATCATCCATCCCCAGAGAAAGCCCTGCAAGACTTTTCAGTCTGATGCTTTAGCTCTGCGACAGGGGCCATGGTGTCCTGTGTCCCCTACACCTGACTATCCAGATTCCCAGAGGATTAGATGGAGCCAGCTCAGAGGGAACTGAATCCACGAGACCCATTTGCCCATCCACCCTGAGTCGGCCTGAACtgttcacttttgttctctctccatctccatcttccCACTGGCAGGACGGATATGTCCAGATGGCAGTGTGCCTTCGCCCTCTTGCTGCTTCTGTCCTTTAGATTGGACCCCAAAGAAGTTGTGGCCCCTCCAGGGGGGTCAGGGCACCAGCACTGAGCAGTGGGAGGGGGTTGTGTGTGTAAGAATGGAACCCATTCAGTAGGCACAATGCCCTAAGGGTAGGAACAGTGAAAAAAGACAGACCAAGCAGGGCTGCGTGGATGAAGTTGAAGGGATCCCTGgtccagaagagagagagagagctgggctcTGCAGCCTAGCCTCTCTGAGTTCTACCCACTCCCAGTTACTGTGCCACATGCCTGCTCTGAGGAAGGCAGGATGCTACCTCTCCCCGCCTGAGCCACACCCCCTTCTGGCAGCCACTCCCTGCTTGTCTCCCCTAATCctgactgggtttttttttttttttttttttttaaactcggCTCAAATAGCACCCCTCCTAGTCCctgccctcacccccacccctctttcccttctgtgaACTGTGAATGCGATTATTCCTTGTTGAGTTCACTTGGCAGGCATGCATACCAGTATGCACCTTCTATTGTCCTGAACtctgatttaaaattaaattgcttaATTCTCTCTGGGTACTTTACTCGTCTTTTCTCATGATTTCAGCCTGGTCTGTGAGAAAGCCCTGTGAGGACAGAGTGTGCTCTGTTCAGGCAGATGACTCGGTGTTTCTCACAGGACCTAAAATGAGCCTCACAGAGCTCTGTGTAAGGGAGCCCCAGCCCAAGCAAGTGGAAGCCAGGGGCACCACCACAAGGCCACAAAGAAACGGGAGTCAGAACCTGTGGACTATGCTGTGAGCAGGCAAGGGGAACAAGAAAGCCTCAGACTGATTGGGTGTAGTGGTgtcacgccttcaatcccagcactctggaggcaggggcaggaggagttccaggctagcctcttctacagagtgagttctaaatTGGAGGTCAGTCTGAGCTACTGAGACCAAAAGCAACGGAGACGCtgtataaaatgtattaaaatggaatttaaaaagcCTGAAGGTCTGGCAGTAAGGCTCGGCAGGTAAAGGTAGGCCTGACACCTGAGTCCCATCGTTGGAGTCGCAGGGTGGAAAGagttccagtgcttgggaggcagaggcaggcagatttatgagtttgaggctagcctgattcacagagtgagttccagaacagtcagggccatacagagaaaaatgttgtctcaaaaaaaaaaaaaaaaccaacaaaaaacaaaaaaagatgggtAGATGTGATGGTGCTCGCCTTTGATGTCAGCAGTTAGAAGGCAGAGGTCTCTGTGAGACCCAGGATTtacttctgtaagttgtcttctgatctttaCCTATCATACACTTGCctagacacacataaatatatataacaacaaaaaagcctgAGGTTTAAAAGAGCGATTTATTATGTGCTAAGTGCATATTAACACTTGACACTGTTACGTGttggcttccttcctttttttctagtCTTTTGAAACCAAcctatgtagcctaggatgaccttaaactcagtGTATAAGTGAATTCCTGAATTCTGCttcctcccaaatcctgggattgtGGCTATGTGTCATGCCTGGCTTGGCTTCCATATTTTATGTGTAGAAATGTGGTTATATAGTCATTACCAGCCCTATAAAggagatatttttttctcctcaccTCCCATACCGCACCTAACCCCCTTTtgtaagacaaggtctctgtgtagccttggctgtcctggaactcactctgtagaccaggttggtctctaactcagagatccgcctgcccctgcctcctgagtgctgggattaagggtgtgcaccaccacttttAACTCCTTTCTGAATGAGGATTCAGGCTCAGTGCTGGGTGTGACCTGTTGTGCAGGGACTTGGATGCCTGGCAGGTGAGCCCCATCTCGAGAAGCCACATGCAGGAACTCTGGTCTCCTTTTTTTATCTTTGTGGACTTTATTCTGTTCCTGCTGTCATTAGACAGCCCAGACTTGAAGTTAGCATGGGAAATTGGACTGATTATGTATGTCTCTGTTATGTGGTTTGTTTGTGAAGAAGCACCTGTGTGCTGTAGCTCACATTACTTACAGAGCCCTGAAGGCCGTGGTCTACGTCACCTTTGACTTGTCTCTGCCCCTTTTGCCCTTGGTTCCTAGGGCTATTTCTGTAAGTTCCTCTGTGAGCTCCAAGGAAAACTATGGTTGGCAGGCCCATTTCAAAACCATTCTGCTTTATCCCCAGGGCAGCCTCAGGTTCTTGTACAAATCCAGTTGAAGGAACGGATGGATAGTGTACCCTGGAGGCGAGTCAGCAGCAGGTGGTTCTAAGGGTATAGATACCAGCACCCACCAGGGCTGGAGCCTTCTTTTGGCTTAGTGCGCTCTTGCCATCTATATGCATACAACAATGGCTTTGTTGGGTGCCCTTTGCATACTCAAGTGGCAGAGGAAGATGCTGAGATCTCAGACACCTTCccgaacactgactgttcttgccAGAGACAGGGCAGGAAACCTAAGCTTTCATTTAAATCCCTCACATGGCAGCTCCAACCTGTTTTCCACAGATCTCCAGGAAGCAAGGAAAGAGATGACTCTGCCCTGGCTGCTTGCTCTGATAGATAGTTGCTTTACCATTCATGTCTCAGTCCAGTGGGACACCTAAaagggggtttgtttttgttatatatatgtgagtacattgttgctctcctcagacacaccagaagaggacatcagacccccttgcagatggttgtgagccaccatgtggttgttgggaattgaactcaggacctctggaggagcagtcagtgctcttaactgctgagccatctcttcagctcccagcTGTTCAGGTTTTGATTGAGGGTTGGAGATAGGAAGGAGCTAGA
Above is a window of Arvicanthis niloticus isolate mArvNil1 chromosome 5, mArvNil1.pat.X, whole genome shotgun sequence DNA encoding:
- the Nol6 gene encoding nucleolar protein 6 — protein: MGPAPAGEQQRGATEEPEVMELALEDLGKEKASPRKRAKTEPPVEGLLQPVKLSREELYREPTNEELNRLRETEILFHSSLLRLQVEELLKEIRLSEKKKQRIDNFLKEVTKRIQKVPAVPEAELTDQSWLPAGVRVPLHQVPYAVKGTFRFRPPSQITIVGSYLLDTCMRPDVNVDVALTMPRGILQDKDVLNQRYFRKRALYLAHLAHHLAQDPLFSSVRFSYTSGCHLKPMLVLRPRGKDERLVTVRLLPCLPQDFFRPCRLLPTKNNVRSAWYRGQSCPDYEPPTPHYNTWVLQDTTLEAHMHLLSDVLGSAQGLKDGVALLKVWLRQRELDKGLGGFNGFLISMLVAFLVSKRKIHTTMSGYQVLRSVLQFLATTDLTINGISFCLSSDPSLPALADFHQLFAVVFVDPSGRLNLCADVTASTYNQVQYEAELSMALLDSKADDGFQQLLMTPKPMIRAFDHVVHLHPLSRLQAACHQLKLWPELQDNGGDYVAAALGPLTNILVQGLGCRLHLLVHSRPPVPEWSISQDPPKHKDAGTLTLGFLFRPEGLTSVIDLGPEADRPEAADFRQFWGSRSELRRFQDGTIREAVVWEAESLFEKRLIPHQVVTHLLALHTDIPDTCIHYMGGFLDALIQCPKELSSTGEEALALAVRCYDDLSRLLWGLEGLPLTVSAVQGAHPVLRYTEVFPPAPVRPAYSFYNRHQELASLLPRPDKPCPAYVEPMTVVCHLEGSGQWPQDAEAVQRVRAAFQLRLAEVLTQEHRLQCRATATHTDVLKDGFVFRVRVAYQREPQILKEVRSPEGMISMRDTPASLRLERDTRLLPLLTSALHGLQQQYPAFSGVARLTKRWVRAQLLGEGFTDESLDLVAASLFLHPEPFTPPSVPQVGFLRFLYLLSTFDWKNNPLIVNLNSELTAEDQVEIRSNFLAARKQLPVMVIVTPQDRRSSVWTQDGPSAQILQQLVTLAAEALPVLEKQLMDPRGPGDIRTVFRPPLDIYDVLIHLTPRHIPRHRQALDPPAASFCRGLLTEPGPSSLMPVLGYDPPQLYLAQLREAFEDLALFFYDPHGGEVIGVLWKPSSFQPQPFKASSIKGHMVVSQGGELVMVPNIEAILEDFVVLGEGLVQAVEARSERWTV